A window of Strix aluco isolate bStrAlu1 chromosome 2, bStrAlu1.hap1, whole genome shotgun sequence contains these coding sequences:
- the LOC141920065 gene encoding uncharacterized protein LOC141920065, which produces MARGNGPTLAQRLPLLMLNVLLVLSNATSTAKSFCVALGVLQGMRKKEKRCRRRAKAQMQKPSAERAIAKAPSTGDLWQRLPRRMYSSSPPLMSSSVSLDSFFCDLPRQRLYQPHWIHSSTSGSISSGDSCFCIPECGLAAMEELVAQESSGHTQYPKERLQPPTCMEVEAKLLRPGAKMWLNGQRVELPRGLLDTDEAVDGDKISRNNVAPDRSARLWRCLKACWNGAYSPAAAASSPSPRGDNAVPRGATGTLETADGGVGLGTRQGARGLRVGARPHGDAPRQHHPRHNLPRPQQCDGRGVGGQCQLRIAGQSRHPPAWRDLDPLQEVALDMAPNSFDDQYRSCGRMMEEELEELNRSEFARNCVYAEAWTLAAAKRRNRQGHVPQPPALRPEHAVALLAYTLQEPLYREFNAAVREAGRSREKYLGAFCFKTLHFLLTEALCVLHDAQPRRCHHIYRGVQGIHFTAQQHQSVRFGRFTSTSLQNKTSQLFGQDTIFLVETCYGARISNFSSFPGEEEVLIPPFESFEVTDVARNGNRALIQLRSQDARSTYNCELVKGGTLLLNLDGSVGSQDLQPAPRDSQGEPLIPGPKSSEQIPWTPEPQLFPEVPLSVQVRLKRSSGSQWKSLGADSRPSVGTWATPRMGKLR; this is translated from the exons ATGGCGCGTGGCAAcgggcccaccctggcccagaggctcccgctACTGATGCTCAACGTGCTGCTCGTCCTGAGCAATGCCACGTCGACGGCCAAGAGCTTCTGTGTAG ctcttggcgTCCTACAggggatgaggaaaaaggagaaacgTTGCAGAAGGAGAGCGAAAGCCCAGATGCAGAAGCCAAGTGCTGAGCG tgccatCGCGAAGGCACCAAGCACGGGCGACCTGTGGCAGCGGCTACCCAGGAGGATGTACTCCTCGAGCCCCCCCTTGATGTCCAGCTCCGTTTCCTTGGACAGCTTCTTCTGTGACCTGCCCAGGCAGCGCTTGTATCAGCCGCACTGGATACACTCCTCGACGAGTGGCTCCATTTCATCAGgggacagctgcttctgcatcccGGAGTGTGGGCTTgctgccatggaggagctggtggcACAAGAGAGCTCGGGACACACCCAGTACCCCAAGGAGCGcctccagccccccacctgcATGGAGGTGGAGGCGAAGCTGCTGCGGCCAGGAGCCAAAATGTGGCTCAatgggcagagagtggagctgccacgggggctcctggacacagacgAGGCTGTGGATGGGGACAAGATCAGCAGGAACAACGTGGCACCGGACAGAAGTGCCCGGCTCTGGAGGTGTCTCAAGGCCTGCTGGAATGGTgcttacagtcctgctgctgctgcttcttccccaagCCCCCGAGGTGACAACGCTGTTCCCAGAGGAGCAACGGGCACCCTGGAGACAGCAGACGGGGGTGTAGGGCTGGGAACCAGACAGGG agcccgggggctgcgggtggGGGCCCGGCCCCATGGGGATGCCCCCCGTCAGCACCACCCACGCCACAACCTGCCCCGTCCTCAGCAGTGTGACggcagaggggtggggggtcAGTGCCAGCTCCGCATCGCAG GTCAGAGCCGGCATCCCCCTGCCTGGCGAGATCTTGACCCCCTCCAGGAGGTGGCACTGGACATGGCCCCCAACTCCTTCGACGACCAGTACCGGAGCTGCGGCCGCATgatggaggaggagctggaggagctcaACCGCAGCGAGTTCGCCCGCAACTGCGTCTATGCTGAGGCCTGGACCCTCGCCGCCGCCAAACGGCGGAACCGGCAGGGCCACGTCCCCCAGCCGCCGGCACTGCGGCCGGAGCACGCTGTCGCCCTCCTGGCGTACACGCTGCAGGAACCCCTGTACCGGGAGTTCAATGCGGCCGTGCGCGAGGCCGGGCGCTCCCGCGAGAAATATCTGGGCGCCTTCTGCTTCAAGACGCTGCATTTCCTCCTGACTGAGGCCCTGTGTGTCCTGCACGacgcccagccccgccgctgccACCACATCTACCGGGGCGTCCAGGGCATCCACTTCACTGCCCAGCAGCACCAGTCCGTCCGCTTCGGTCGCTTCACCTCCACCTCCCTCCAGAACAAGACCAGCCAGCTCTTTGGCCAGGACACCATCTTCTTGGTGGAGACCTGCTACGGCGCCCGCATCAGCAACTTCTCCTCCTTCCCCGGGGAGGAGGAGGTCCTCATCCCGCCCTTCGAGAGCTTCGAGGTCACCGACGTCGCCCGCAATGGGAACAGAGCCCTCATCCAGCTCCGCTCCCAGGACGCGCGCAGCACCTACAACTGCGAGCTGGTGAAAG GTGGTACACTGCTGCTGAATCTCGACGGATCCGTGGGATCACAGGACCTGCAGCCGGCACCGAGGGATTCTCAGGGAGAGCCTCTGATCCCTGGGCCGAAGAGCTCGGAGCAAATCCCCTG gactcctgagcctcaactgtttcctgaggtccctttgtctgttcaggtaagattgaaacgctcgtcaggctcccAATGGAAATCCCTGGGAGCAGACTCGAGGCCTTCAGTGGGCAcctgggcaactcctagaatgggcaaactaagatgA
- the LOC141920320 gene encoding thyroid hormone-inducible hepatic protein-like, with the protein MEQYFSATQKMEQEVMFPSLLRGVFPQQEGAAPAAGGHTDLYERYQLLKAIKPMVEKGLASVNDQSLTSADADTSSDDNDTMDAQLEERLSHHLAGLQQVLTHLTRDTNALTRRYSQILEQISPSEGQPSW; encoded by the coding sequence ATGGAGCAGTACTTCTCAGCCACCCAGAAGATGGAGCAGGAGGTGATGTTCCCCAGCCTGCTCCGAGGGGTCTTCCCGCAGCAggagggggcggccccggccgcgggcGGCCACACGGACCTCTATGAGCGCTACCAGCTCCTCAAGGCCATCAAGCCCATGGTAGAGAAAGGCCTGGCCTCTGTCAATGACCAGAGCCTGACCAGCGCCGACGCTGACACATCCTCAGATGACAACGACACCATGGACGCCCAACTGGAGGAGCGCTTGTCCCACCACCTGGCCGGCTTGCAGCAGGTCCTCACCCACCTCACCAGGGACACCAACGCCCTCACCCGGAGGTACAGCCAGATCCTGGAGCAGATCAGCCCCAGCGAGGGGCAGCCCAGCTGGTGA
- the LOC141920064 gene encoding nuclear pore complex protein Nup98-Nup96-like, translating into MHHFGAESVLLSLPSWNTPECEKYACCPLPPYLEDSGCVTEDDDNAGRPLRDVCFHLLKLYSDRHYDLDQLLDLRSVTSDPLDYRLSWHLWEVLRALNYTHLFKQSQGVLNASYAAQLESEGLWEWVVFILLHEPHTHTQEKAVRELLNRHCALAETPESWAKETFLTQRLCVPPEWIHEAKAVRARMEGDKHKEALFLFKAGHWNQCHKLVVRHLASDAIINENYKYLKGSLEDLALPERSALIQDWEVAGLVYLDYIRVIEVLDRIQQLDCSTYELERLHTKVTSLCNRIEQIQCRSAKDRLAQSDMAKRVANLLRVVLSLQPLAEATPDAQRVPLRLLAPHIGRLPMPEDYALEELHGLTQSYLRELTTH; encoded by the exons ATGCACCACTTTGGAGCAGAAAGCGTGCTGCTGAGCCTGCCGAGCTGG aACACACCGGAGTGTGAAAAATACGCCTGCTGTCCTCTGCCTCCTTACCTAGAAGATTCTGGTTGTGTAACTGAAGACGACGATAACGCAGGAAGACCTTTGAGAGACGTCTGTTTCCATTTGTTAAAACTCTACAGTGACAG GCACTATGATCTTGACCAGCTGCTCGATCTCAGGAGCGTAACGTCTGACCCTCTGGACTATCGCCTCAGCTGGCACCTGTGGGAGGTGCTCAGGGCCCTGAATTACACCCATCTCTTCAAGCAGAGTCAGGGTGTGCTCAACGCCAGCTACGCCGCCCAGCTGGAGAGCGAAGGCCTTTGGGAATGGGTTGTCTTTATACTGCTGCATGAGCCTCACACGCA CACACAGGAGAAAGCAGTGCGGGAGCTCCTAAACCGGCACTGCGCGCTCGCCGAGACCCCCGAGTCCTGGGCCAAGGAGACGTTCCTGACGCAAAGGCTCTGCGTCCCCCCGGAGTGGATTCATGAAGCAAAGGCGGTTCGAGCGAGGATGGAGGGTGACAAGCATAAAGAAGCCCTCTTCTTGTTCAAGGCTGGGCACTGGAACCAGTGTCACAAGCTGGTTGTCAGGCACTTAGCCTCAG ATGCTATTATTAATGAAAactacaagtacctgaaaggatCCCTGGAAGATCTTGCTCTTCCAGAGCGTAGTGCACTCATCCAGGACTGGGAGGTGGCAGGGCTGGTCTACCTGGATTACATCCGTGTTATTGAGGTGCTCGATAGGATTCAGCAG CTGGATTGTTCCACCTACGAGCTGGAGCGGTTACATACCAAAGTGACGTCGCTGTGCAACAGGATAGAGCAGATCCAGTGCCGCAGCGCCAAGGACCGCCTGGCTCAGTCGG ACATGGCCAAGCGCGTGGCCAACCTGCTGCGCGTGGTGCTGAGCCTGCAGCCCCTGGCCGAGGCCACCCCGGACGCCCAGCGCGTGCCCCTGCGCCTGCTGGCCCCCCACATCGGGCGCTTGCCCATGCCCGAGGACTACGCCTTGGAGGAGCTGCACGGCCTCACCCAGTCCTACCTGCGCGAGCTGACCACGCACTGA
- the LOC141920321 gene encoding mid1-interacting protein 1A-like encodes MEQYFSATQKMEQEVMFPSLLRGVFPQQEGAAPAAGGHTDLYERYQLLKAIKPMVEKGLASVNDQSLTSADADTVSDEGADSNLEERLSHHVNGLQQVLTDLTKNTNALTRRYSQILEQISLSEDQSSS; translated from the coding sequence ATGGAGCAGTACTTCTCAGCCACCCAGAAGATGGAGCAGGAGGTGATGTTCCCCAGCCTGCTCCGAGGGGTCTTCCCACAGCAggagggggcggccccggccgcgggcGGCCACACGGACCTCTATGAGCGCTACCAGCTCCTCAAGGCCATCAAGCCCATGGTAGAGAAAGGCCTGGCCTCTGTCAATGACCAGAGCCTGACCAGCGCCGACGCCGATACAGTCTCAGATGAGGGTGCAGACAGCAATCTGGAAGAGCGCCTCTCCCATCACGTCAATGGCTTGCAGCAAGTTCTGACAGACCTCACCAAAAACACCAACGCCCTCACCCGGAGGTACAGCCAGATCCTGGAGCAGATCAGCCTCAGTGAAGATCAGTCCAGCTCGTGa
- the LOC141919902 gene encoding neuronal acetylcholine receptor subunit alpha-10-like, producing METNVVLRSDGLIMWDSPAITKSSCKVDVSYFPFDGQRCRLTFGSWTYNGNQIDLHNRLDTADLTDFVENVEWEVLGMPATRNVITYGCCSEPYPDVTYTLLLRRRASFYIFNLLLPCIMVSFLAPLGFYLPADSGEKVSLGVTVLLALTVFQLLVAESMPPSESVPLIGKYYIATMTMITASTTLTIFILNVHHCGPGARPVPPWARRLILHHMARLCCVYEVGESCKSPRRALGEQADGGDAAGLRESPGEGEVGAEARGCPRDRCLCHHDGLLRNVGYIAGCFRRHRAAQRRTGEWKKVAKVMDRFFMWVFFLMVFLMSVLVLGQAA from the exons ATGGAGACCAACGTGGTGCTGCGCTCCGACGGGCTCATCATGTGGGACTCGCCTGCCATCACCAAGAGCTCCTGCAAGGTGGACGTCTCCTACTTCCCCTTCGacgggcagcgctgccgcctcACCTTCGGCTCCTGGACCTACAACGGGAACCAGATTGACCTCCACAACCGCCTGGACACCGCGGACCTGACGGATTTCGTGGAGAACGTGGAGTGGGAGGTGCTGGGCATGCCAGCCACGAGGAACGTCATCACCTACGGCTGCTGCTCCGAGCCCTACCCCGATGTCACCTACACCCTGCTCCTCCGCCGCCGCGCCTCCTTCTACATCTTcaacctgctcctgccctgcatcATGGTCTCCTTCCTGGCGCCGCTCGGCTTCTACCTGCCAGCCGACTCGGGGGAGAAGGTCTCACTGGGGGTGACGGTGTTGCTGGCCCTCACCGTCTTCCAGCTGTTGGTGGCAGAGAGCATGCCGCCCTCGGAGAGCGTCCCGCTCATCG GGAAGTACTACATCGCCACCATGACCATGATCACGGCCTCAACCACGTTGACAATCTTCATCCTGAACGTCCACCACTGCGGCCCGGGGGCCCGGCCCGTGCCCCCCTGGGCCAGGCGGCTCATCCTGCACCACATGGCCCGGCTCTGCTGTGTCTACGAGGTGGGCGAGAGCTGCAAGAGCCCCCGGCGGGCTCTGGGCGAGCAGGCAGACGGAGGGGATGCTGCGGGGCTGCGGGAGAGCCCTGGCGAGGGGGAAGTGGGTGCTGAGGCCAGAGGTTGTCCCCGGGACCGCTGCCTGTGCCACCACGATGGGCTGCTGAGGAACGTTGGCTACATCGCCGGCTGCTTCCGACGCCACCGAGCCGCCCAGCGCCGGACCGGCGAGTGGAAGAAGGTGGCCAAGGTGATGGACCGCTTCTTCATGTGGGTCTTCTTCCTCATGGTCTTCCTCATGAGCGTGCTGGTCCTGGGCCAAGCTGCCTGA